Genomic DNA from Shouchella patagoniensis:
ACCTACATCAATAACAAAATCCGGTTTGCTATAACCATTAATAAAATACCGATAAGAATTAGAGACTTTATGCACAGTACCTTCACTTTTATAATGACGAATGCCTGCATTAAATATAGCCTCCTGCATAATTAACCCACAAGCACCGTGGTCTGGATGTCGATCTTTTTCTGGCATAAACACAAGCCGAGGTTTCGTTAAGCGAATAATCGATACAATTTCTTTTAGCTGATTTGGTTGAATTACAGTCAGACCCCGGTCAGGAATATTTAGCTGATAACGTTGTTTAACACCAAGAATATCTGCTGCACGCGACGCTTCTTTCTGTCTAATTTCAACCGTACCATTTGACGACAATTCTGCTTTAGTTAATGTTAAAAATCCACATGTATATCCTTTTTCTATATAAGAAGCGATTGTTGCACCCATCCCTATTTCAATATCATCAGGATGAGCGCCACAAGCAAGTATATCTACTGTTTGATCCATTCTTTTTCCCCTTTTATATAATGGACTTCACTATACCACAATTAATTCCAGAGCGACAAAAAGACAGCCTTCAGACAACGTCTCAAAGGATAACGATATGGACTACCCTACAATACATACAAATATTTGGGGTGGATTAATTGCGATTCCTACTGTCGTGCTTTTTACGCAATTGACAAAAACAATCTTGCACCTTAAACCATCATATGTCCTGACTGTCCCAACGTTGTTTGGCCTTGCCATATCTATTTTTATTAGCCACCCTCATAACTTATCCTCTGGAATCTTTATGGGCTTTCTTTACGGGGGCGCAGCAGTTGGTATGCACGCATCTCTCACCACCACCTGGTGGGCGTTTCGAAACAAATCGTAGTTGATCAGAAATTGGAACTCGTTTCAAAGATCTAGTAACTCGTTCTCTTTA
This window encodes:
- the bshB1 gene encoding bacillithiol biosynthesis deacetylase BshB1; translation: MDQTVDILACGAHPDDIEIGMGATIASYIEKGYTCGFLTLTKAELSSNGTVEIRQKEASRAADILGVKQRYQLNIPDRGLTVIQPNQLKEIVSIIRLTKPRLVFMPEKDRHPDHGACGLIMQEAIFNAGIRHYKSEGTVHKVSNSYRYFINGYSKPDFVIDVGSVYEKKQQALQAYASQFAPVEGVRTPLTDDYIESVQARDRIFGKQVGVRLAEGFKTEKPLLMSNLLEGCGT